In Candidatus Pantoea floridensis, a single genomic region encodes these proteins:
- a CDS encoding ABC transporter permease — protein MMTQSSTQSTTAPSALLKFNLRDAGTLIGLVIIVVTFSFLSPVFFTVPNLLNILQQSSINALIALGMTLVIISGGIDLSVGPTAALSAVLGATMMVAGVPVPVAIMATLGIGALCGVFSGTLIAYAGLQPFIVTLGGLSLFRAIALIYTGGNPVFGIPMEFRSIINSTVIGVPTPIVIVAVIALLLWVVMNKTPLGEYILAVGGNEEAARVAGVPVKRTKVTVYIISGTLASLASLILIGRLGAAEPTIGNLWELDAIAAAAIGGASLMGGKGSIVGTLIGAIILGALRNGLTLLNIQAFYQLLATGLIIIIAMLIDRATRGR, from the coding sequence ATGATGACGCAAAGTTCTACTCAGTCTACGACTGCGCCGTCGGCGCTGCTCAAATTTAATCTGCGCGACGCGGGCACGTTAATCGGTCTGGTCATTATCGTCGTGACATTTTCGTTTTTATCGCCGGTTTTTTTTACCGTGCCCAACTTACTGAATATTTTGCAGCAGTCATCGATTAACGCCTTAATTGCGTTAGGTATGACGCTGGTGATTATTTCGGGCGGTATTGACCTTTCCGTTGGTCCAACGGCGGCGCTGTCGGCGGTATTGGGCGCTACTATGATGGTGGCCGGCGTGCCGGTGCCGGTAGCGATTATGGCAACACTGGGGATTGGCGCACTGTGTGGTGTATTTAGCGGCACCTTAATCGCCTATGCAGGATTGCAGCCGTTTATTGTTACGCTCGGCGGCTTATCGTTATTCCGCGCTATTGCACTAATTTATACCGGCGGTAATCCGGTGTTTGGTATTCCGATGGAATTCCGCAGCATCATTAATAGTACGGTAATAGGTGTGCCGACACCGATTGTGATTGTGGCGGTGATTGCGCTGCTGTTATGGGTGGTAATGAATAAAACCCCGCTGGGCGAATACATTCTTGCGGTAGGGGGTAATGAAGAAGCGGCGCGCGTGGCGGGGGTGCCGGTAAAAAGGACGAAAGTGACGGTGTATATTATTTCCGGTACGCTGGCGTCACTGGCGTCATTAATTTTGATTGGCCGCTTAGGTGCAGCTGAACCCACCATCGGTAATTTGTGGGAGCTCGATGCCATTGCGGCGGCGGCGATTGGTGGCGCATCGCTGATGGGGGGTAAAGGGAGTATTGTCGGCACCCTTATTGGTGCAATTATTCTTGGCGCATTGCGTAATGGCTTGACGCTACTAAATATTCAGGCCTTTTATCAATTGCTTGCTACCGGGCTAATCATTATCATAGCGATGTTGATTGACCGGGCGACACGAGGCAGGTAA
- a CDS encoding sugar ABC transporter ATP-binding protein: MEQYRLVMRGITKTYGSAAALQEVDFMVRPGEVHALIGENGAGKSTLLNILSGVRSADSGEIYVNGQQVQMKNPLSARHAGIAMIHQELQHVPELSVAQNMFLGRPLTTLKGFFVDKRAQLARAVHILKQLDPSINPAEPIKNLKVSQQQIVEIARALLDEAKIIAMDEPTSSLTPREFERLAELIADLKSTGVSLIYVSHKMNEIFQVCDRATIMRDGRQVGVVNICDETEESIVAKMVGRKIEKLEHHSWASERQVLQVENVARGNEIKPASFNVCAGEVLGIAGLVGAGRTELLKLIAGIDKRSAGEVRVNGKAVRNHNVSAAIRAGIGLVPEDRKKEGIIKARAVKMNMALPSMRNFTLGGLIRKAKLNQVAQEVMSDLKLRPLNIEKPIGTLSGGNQQKVIIGRWVAADADVFLFDEPTRGIDIGAKSEIYNLIEKLAQQGKAIVVVSSEMTEILRVSDRVLVMREGKITRELQGAEITEENIASFAIKEIKEAV; encoded by the coding sequence GCGCGGTATCACAAAAACCTACGGCAGCGCTGCGGCGCTGCAAGAGGTAGATTTTATGGTGCGGCCAGGTGAAGTACACGCGCTGATTGGTGAGAACGGGGCGGGGAAATCGACGCTCCTCAACATCCTTTCCGGCGTGCGCTCTGCTGACAGTGGTGAAATTTATGTCAATGGCCAACAGGTACAGATGAAGAATCCGCTAAGCGCACGGCATGCCGGCATCGCCATGATTCATCAGGAGTTACAGCATGTTCCTGAGCTCTCCGTAGCCCAGAATATGTTTCTTGGTCGCCCGCTCACCACGCTGAAGGGATTTTTCGTGGATAAGCGTGCGCAGCTGGCGCGTGCGGTGCACATTCTCAAGCAGCTTGATCCGAGTATTAACCCGGCTGAGCCGATTAAAAATCTCAAGGTGTCACAACAGCAGATCGTCGAAATTGCCCGGGCACTGCTGGATGAGGCCAAAATCATCGCCATGGATGAACCGACCTCTAGCCTGACACCGCGCGAGTTTGAGCGTCTGGCTGAACTGATCGCAGATTTGAAATCCACCGGTGTGTCGCTGATTTACGTGTCGCACAAGATGAACGAGATTTTCCAGGTGTGCGATCGTGCCACTATCATGCGCGATGGTCGCCAGGTTGGTGTGGTGAACATTTGCGATGAAACCGAAGAGAGCATCGTGGCCAAAATGGTCGGGCGTAAAATCGAAAAGCTGGAGCATCACTCCTGGGCCAGCGAGCGTCAGGTGCTGCAGGTAGAAAATGTCGCGCGCGGTAATGAGATCAAGCCTGCCAGCTTCAACGTCTGCGCAGGGGAAGTGCTGGGCATCGCCGGGCTGGTGGGCGCCGGTCGAACCGAGTTATTAAAACTTATCGCGGGGATCGACAAACGCAGCGCGGGTGAAGTGCGCGTGAATGGCAAAGCGGTGCGCAATCATAACGTCAGCGCGGCGATTCGTGCCGGTATCGGTTTGGTGCCGGAGGATCGTAAGAAAGAGGGCATTATTAAGGCGCGCGCGGTGAAGATGAATATGGCATTGCCGTCGATGCGCAACTTCACGCTGGGCGGATTGATCCGTAAAGCCAAACTGAACCAGGTGGCGCAGGAAGTGATGTCTGACCTGAAACTGCGTCCGCTGAATATCGAAAAGCCGATCGGCACGCTGAGCGGTGGTAACCAGCAGAAGGTAATTATTGGTCGCTGGGTCGCGGCGGATGCTGACGTATTTTTATTTGATGAACCGACCCGGGGAATTGATATCGGCGCCAAATCAGAAATTTATAATCTGATTGAGAAACTGGCGCAGCAAGGTAAAGCTATTGTGGTGGTCTCTTCGGAAATGACGGAAATACTGCGGGTATCCGATCGCGTTTTAGTGATGCGCGAAGGCAAAATTACCCGTGAACTGCAGGGTGCAGAAATTACCGAAGAAAATATCGCGAGCTTTGCGATTAAAGAAATTAAAGAAGCTGTTTAA